The Lutibacter sp. Hel_I_33_5 genome has a window encoding:
- a CDS encoding molybdopterin molybdotransferase MoeA: MISVEEAKNIILKTTQDFGVEEIPFIKSVGRILKEEIVADRDFPPFNRVSMDGIAINYSSFKKGQRNFKIEGIQAAGSKQITLQNSENCIEVMTGAVLPNKTSAVIRYEDLTIKNGIATINIETVNDRQNIHGKGKDGKTGDVLIKQNTKISAAEIGVLATVGKSTVKVVKQPKVMIVSTGDELVGVEEKPLEHQIRRSNVFTLVSLLERIHISSETDHITDDKPILKEKIKKYLQEYDVLLFSGAVSKGKFDYLPEIFEELGVEKLFHKVAQRPGKPFFYGKTDKCNVFGFPGNPISTFVNCLAYFYPWYHKSVGLKTKVETAILGEAISFKPNLTYFLQVKLESKFGHLVTFPIKGNGSGDLASLVKTDAFIQLPKEQIEFKKGEVFPIIKYR, encoded by the coding sequence ATGATTTCAGTAGAAGAAGCAAAAAATATCATATTAAAAACAACTCAAGACTTTGGTGTTGAAGAAATTCCGTTTATAAAATCTGTAGGTAGAATTTTAAAAGAAGAAATTGTTGCCGATAGAGATTTCCCTCCTTTCAATAGAGTTTCAATGGATGGAATTGCAATCAACTATTCATCGTTCAAGAAAGGGCAAAGAAACTTTAAAATTGAAGGAATTCAAGCTGCAGGAAGCAAACAAATAACACTTCAAAATTCAGAAAATTGTATCGAAGTAATGACTGGCGCAGTTTTACCAAATAAAACAAGTGCAGTAATTCGTTATGAAGATCTAACTATAAAAAATGGAATTGCAACAATTAATATTGAAACGGTCAATGACCGCCAGAATATTCATGGGAAAGGAAAAGATGGTAAAACTGGCGATGTTTTAATCAAACAAAACACTAAAATATCTGCAGCAGAAATAGGTGTTTTAGCAACTGTTGGAAAATCGACTGTAAAGGTTGTAAAACAACCGAAAGTAATGATTGTTTCTACAGGTGATGAATTAGTTGGGGTAGAAGAGAAGCCGTTAGAACATCAAATTAGAAGAAGCAATGTTTTTACATTGGTTTCTTTGTTAGAAAGAATACATATTTCTTCAGAAACAGATCATATTACAGATGATAAACCAATTTTAAAAGAAAAGATAAAAAAGTATTTACAAGAATATGATGTCTTACTTTTCAGTGGCGCAGTAAGTAAAGGGAAGTTCGATTATCTGCCAGAAATTTTTGAAGAATTAGGCGTTGAAAAATTGTTTCATAAAGTTGCGCAAAGACCAGGGAAACCATTTTTCTACGGAAAAACAGATAAATGTAATGTTTTCGGATTTCCTGGAAATCCAATTTCTACATTTGTAAATTGTTTAGCGTATTTTTATCCTTGGTATCATAAATCAGTTGGATTAAAAACAAAAGTAGAAACCGCAATTTTAGGAGAAGCTATTTCTTTTAAACCTAATTTAACCTACTTTTTACAAGTAAAATTAGAGAGTAAATTCGGGCATTTAGTTACTTTCCCTATTAAAGGAAACGGTTCTGGAGATTTAGCAAGTTTGGTAAAAACAGATGCTTTTATTCAGCTACCAAAAGAACAAATAGAATTTAAAAAAGGAGAAGTTTTTCCGATAATAAAATATAGATAA
- the moaC gene encoding cyclic pyranopterin monophosphate synthase MoaC, translated as MSDFSHLNSQGNPKMVNVSDKKITKRIAIAKATMFLGKEVISHFTNDELITKKGPVFQTAIIAGIQGVKKTSELIPMCHPLLINGVDIDIQIIDSENIEVFCKVTIEGKTGVEMEALTGANITCLTIYDMCKSISQKMVIKEVKLVEKTGGKSDFRNKTGISY; from the coding sequence ATGAGTGATTTTAGTCATTTAAATTCTCAAGGAAACCCTAAAATGGTAAATGTTTCTGACAAGAAAATTACCAAAAGAATTGCTATTGCAAAAGCAACTATGTTTTTAGGAAAAGAAGTGATTTCTCATTTTACAAATGATGAATTAATTACCAAAAAAGGACCAGTTTTTCAAACAGCAATTATTGCAGGAATTCAAGGTGTAAAAAAGACATCAGAGTTAATTCCTATGTGTCATCCATTATTAATTAATGGTGTAGATATTGATATACAAATTATAGATTCAGAGAATATTGAAGTGTTTTGCAAGGTAACAATCGAAGGAAAAACAGGTGTAGAAATGGAAGCTTTAACAGGTGCAAATATTACATGTTTAACTATTTATGATATGTGTAAAAGTATCAGTCAAAAAATGGTGATTAAAGAAGTGAAATTAGTAGAAAAAACAGGTGGGAAATCTGATTTTAGAAATAAAACAGGAATTAGTTATTAA
- a CDS encoding tryptophan 2,3-dioxygenase family protein, whose amino-acid sequence MSKDEILKAIEEKYEKLGVPVDAMLEGLLWSTPITYWDYIQTDALLGLQTPRTNQPDEMVFIMYHQVNELLFKMILWEIDQVAKSIEISADKFSTHLMRISRYFYMLCSSFSVMADGMEREQYLKFRNTLTPASGFQSAQYRKIEFASTELINLIDVRYRDSIDRNSSFKNAYDHLYWQAAGVNHKTGKKSTLIKLFDKKYVGDFIDFMEDYNDCNLSKKFQQLPEDIQQNPALIKAMRHYDYTVNVKWVLAHYNAAGKYLGGEEKELEATGGSSWRKYLHPKYQRRIFYPYLWSKEELENWGTF is encoded by the coding sequence ATGAGCAAAGACGAAATTTTAAAAGCCATAGAAGAAAAGTACGAAAAATTAGGAGTTCCTGTTGATGCTATGTTAGAAGGATTACTTTGGAGTACACCAATTACTTATTGGGATTATATTCAGACTGATGCCCTTTTAGGTTTGCAAACACCGCGTACAAATCAACCAGATGAGATGGTTTTTATCATGTATCATCAAGTAAATGAATTGTTGTTTAAAATGATTTTATGGGAAATTGATCAAGTTGCAAAATCCATAGAAATTTCCGCAGATAAATTTTCTACGCATTTAATGCGAATCAGTAGATACTTTTATATGTTGTGTAGTTCATTTTCAGTAATGGCTGATGGTATGGAACGTGAACAATATTTAAAATTTAGAAACACATTAACACCAGCAAGTGGTTTTCAAAGTGCACAATACAGAAAAATTGAGTTTGCTTCAACAGAGTTAATCAATTTAATTGATGTTCGTTATAGAGATTCTATCGATAGAAATTCGTCATTTAAAAATGCGTACGATCATTTGTATTGGCAAGCTGCTGGCGTAAATCATAAAACAGGAAAAAAATCGACTTTAATAAAATTGTTTGATAAAAAATATGTTGGAGATTTTATCGATTTTATGGAAGATTATAATGATTGTAATTTGTCTAAAAAATTCCAACAATTACCAGAAGATATTCAGCAAAATCCAGCATTAATTAAAGCAATGCGTCATTATGATTATACAGTAAATGTAAAATGGGTTTTGGCACATTACAATGCTGCTGGTAAGTATTTAGGTGGAGAAGAAAAAGAACTAGAAGCTACAGGTGGTAGTAGTTGGCGTAAATATTTGCATCCTAAATATCAAAGAAGAATCTTTTATCCTTATTTATGGAGCAAAGAAGAACTAGAAAATTGGGGGACTTTTTAA
- a CDS encoding DUF3108 domain-containing protein has translation MKKISVLLLVFLLSTFAFGQEKTVPFKDGEWLRYKMSYSGFLRAGTATLEVKEEELNSKKVYHTIGKGWTTGMIKWFFKVNDTYESYFDKETTKPYLFKRDINEGGYTIKRDIEFDVDGKKAIVKDYKKNTTKEFTADNVQDMLSSFYYLRAQNTKNLKPGDEIKLNMFIDSKIFPFRLKFLKFETLETKFGKVNTMVFSPLVQSGRIFKENESVAIWITNDDNKIPIKLKAAISVGSLRAELEAYKGLANSFEIIFD, from the coding sequence ATGAAAAAAATTAGTGTACTTCTTTTAGTTTTTCTTCTTAGCACATTCGCTTTTGGGCAAGAAAAAACAGTACCATTTAAAGATGGTGAATGGCTTCGCTATAAAATGAGTTATAGTGGTTTTTTAAGAGCAGGTACCGCAACATTAGAAGTTAAAGAAGAAGAATTAAATTCTAAAAAAGTATATCATACCATTGGTAAAGGCTGGACTACTGGAATGATAAAATGGTTTTTTAAAGTAAATGACACTTATGAGAGTTATTTTGATAAAGAAACTACAAAACCTTACCTTTTTAAAAGAGATATTAATGAAGGAGGTTACACGATAAAAAGAGACATTGAATTTGATGTTGATGGTAAAAAAGCAATTGTAAAAGATTACAAAAAAAATACGACTAAAGAATTTACAGCAGATAATGTGCAAGATATGTTATCGTCTTTTTATTATCTAAGAGCACAAAACACTAAGAACCTTAAACCTGGTGATGAAATAAAATTGAATATGTTTATTGACTCCAAAATTTTTCCATTTAGGTTGAAATTTTTAAAGTTTGAAACTTTGGAAACCAAATTCGGAAAAGTTAATACTATGGTTTTTAGTCCTTTAGTTCAATCTGGAAGAATTTTTAAAGAAAATGAAAGTGTCGCTATATGGATTACAAATGACGATAATAAAATACCAATTAAACTAAAAGCGGCTATATCAGTTGGTTCTTTACGAGCAGAATTAGAAGCATATAAAGGTTTAGCAAATTCTTTTGAAATTATATTTGATTAA
- a CDS encoding peptidoglycan DD-metalloendopeptidase family protein, whose translation MKKFIVLLILSNFLFSCKSDEKKPILEKIIIPKVFYEYGYKLNDFKVINDTIKNGESFGIILDRHHVSYPKINKIAGSIKDIFDVRRVRAGKPYTVLASKDSTEKAEIFIYKHDKINSTIVNLKDSTITAYKYKKPIKLVEKIAAGKISSSLSEAMDSLHLKPNLTYTIADDIYAWTLDFQKLQKGDEFKFIYEEKYINDTVFAGYGKVKAAVFKHKGKDLYAFRYVPDSIKGIYEYYNESGDMLRSQFLKSPIKFQYRISSRYNLKRRIAHYGYRIKAHRGTDFAAANGTPIMSTANGTVIESTRRGGNGIYVAVRHNNTYTTKYFHMSRRKARVGDFVKQGDIIGYVGSTGSSSGNHVCYRFWKNGKEVDPFKQKLPSAKPLKKSLIPTYKKHIIPLKNKLENFSFTKEERNKELIVKH comes from the coding sequence TTGAAAAAATTTATCGTCCTCCTCATTTTATCAAACTTCCTTTTTTCATGTAAATCTGATGAAAAAAAACCTATTCTTGAAAAAATTATTATCCCTAAAGTATTTTATGAGTATGGTTATAAACTAAACGACTTTAAAGTTATAAACGATACAATTAAAAATGGTGAAAGTTTTGGAATTATCCTTGATAGACATCATGTTTCTTATCCTAAAATAAATAAAATTGCAGGCTCAATTAAAGATATATTTGATGTAAGAAGAGTTAGAGCCGGTAAACCTTATACCGTGTTAGCTTCAAAAGATTCTACCGAAAAAGCAGAAATTTTCATCTATAAGCATGATAAAATAAATTCCACAATTGTAAATTTAAAAGATTCAACAATCACTGCTTATAAATATAAAAAACCAATAAAATTAGTTGAAAAAATTGCGGCTGGAAAAATTTCATCTAGCTTATCTGAGGCAATGGATAGTTTACATCTTAAACCTAATCTAACCTATACAATCGCAGACGATATTTATGCTTGGACTCTAGATTTTCAAAAACTTCAAAAAGGAGATGAATTTAAATTTATCTATGAAGAAAAATATATAAATGATACTGTTTTTGCAGGGTATGGTAAAGTAAAAGCAGCTGTTTTTAAACATAAAGGTAAGGATCTATATGCTTTTAGATATGTACCAGATTCTATAAAAGGAATCTATGAATATTATAATGAAAGTGGCGATATGCTTCGTAGTCAATTTTTAAAATCACCCATAAAATTTCAATATAGAATATCATCAAGATACAATTTAAAGAGGAGAATTGCTCATTATGGATATAGAATTAAAGCACATAGAGGTACTGATTTTGCTGCCGCAAATGGAACTCCTATTATGTCCACAGCAAATGGAACTGTTATAGAATCTACAAGAAGAGGTGGTAATGGTATTTATGTAGCTGTAAGGCATAATAATACGTATACTACTAAATATTTTCATATGAGTAGAAGAAAAGCAAGGGTTGGTGATTTTGTAAAACAAGGAGATATTATTGGTTATGTAGGTTCTACCGGAAGTAGTTCTGGAAATCATGTTTGTTATCGTTTTTGGAAAAATGGTAAAGAGGTAGATCCGTTTAAACAAAAATTACCATCGGCAAAACCATTGAAGAAAAGTTTAATTCCTACGTATAAAAAACATATTATTCCCTTAAAAAACAAACTTGAAAATTTTTCTTTTACTAAAGAAGAGAGAAACAAAGAACTCATTGTGAAACATTAA
- the pgi gene encoding glucose-6-phosphate isomerase has protein sequence MALKNTNPTQTKSWSELTTHFHQTKNKTLKELFNDDHQRKEHFSLEFDDLLVDFSKNRITKKTINLLVELAKEVDLKDAIEKQFSGAIINVTENREVLHTALRSNSDEPLLIDGKDIKPKIQSALRKIRAFSNKVISGKWKGYTGKSITDVVNIGIGGSDLGPDMIVESLKFYKNQLNTHFVSNVDGDHVSEIIKNLNPETTLFVIVSKTFTTQETISNAETIKNWFLKSATIFDIPKHFVAVSTNLEAVDNFGIDKSNVFPMWNWVGGRFSLWSAVGLSISLSVGFDHYRALLDGAEEMDLHFRNESFDKNIPVILALISIWYNNFYNAETEAILPYSQYLKKLPDYLQQAIMESNGKSVDRNGDKIEYQTGTIIWGSTGTNMQHAFMQLVHQGTKLIPADFIGYKESLYGLSDHHKKLMANYYGQIEALAFGKTKEEVHLELKTNGELDKVSQLLPFKVFEGNRPSNAILFDKLTPKSLGKLVAMYEHKIFAQGILWNIYSYDQFGVELGKELAKKLLKNE, from the coding sequence ATGGCATTAAAAAATACCAATCCAACACAGACTAAATCCTGGAGTGAATTAACAACTCATTTTCATCAAACAAAAAACAAAACACTTAAAGAATTATTTAATGATGATCATCAAAGGAAAGAACACTTTTCTCTTGAATTTGATGATTTATTAGTCGATTTTTCTAAAAATAGAATCACAAAAAAAACAATCAATTTATTGGTTGAATTAGCAAAAGAAGTTGATTTAAAAGATGCAATTGAAAAACAATTTTCTGGTGCAATAATTAACGTTACAGAAAATAGAGAAGTTTTACATACTGCATTAAGAAGTAATTCTGATGAACCATTATTAATCGACGGAAAAGATATAAAACCTAAAATTCAAAGTGCTTTAAGAAAAATTAGAGCTTTTTCTAATAAAGTAATTTCTGGAAAATGGAAAGGATATACAGGTAAATCGATTACAGATGTTGTAAATATTGGGATTGGTGGATCTGATCTTGGACCAGATATGATTGTAGAATCTTTAAAATTCTATAAAAATCAATTAAACACCCATTTTGTTTCTAATGTAGATGGAGATCATGTTTCTGAAATTATAAAAAATTTAAACCCAGAAACTACACTTTTTGTCATTGTTTCTAAAACATTTACAACCCAAGAAACTATTTCTAATGCAGAAACTATTAAAAATTGGTTCTTAAAATCTGCTACTATATTCGATATTCCAAAGCATTTTGTAGCGGTTTCAACAAATTTAGAAGCTGTGGACAATTTTGGAATCGATAAAAGCAATGTTTTTCCTATGTGGAATTGGGTTGGTGGACGTTTTTCACTTTGGTCTGCTGTAGGATTGTCAATAAGTTTATCCGTAGGTTTTGATCATTATAGAGCATTATTAGATGGTGCTGAAGAAATGGATTTGCATTTTAGAAATGAATCTTTTGATAAAAACATTCCTGTAATATTAGCTTTAATCAGTATTTGGTATAATAATTTTTACAACGCAGAAACTGAAGCTATTTTACCCTATTCTCAATACTTAAAAAAATTACCCGATTATTTACAACAAGCTATTATGGAAAGTAATGGTAAGTCTGTAGATAGAAATGGTGATAAAATTGAGTATCAAACAGGAACAATTATTTGGGGAAGTACAGGTACAAATATGCAGCATGCATTTATGCAATTAGTGCATCAAGGAACAAAACTAATTCCAGCAGACTTTATTGGTTATAAAGAATCATTATATGGTTTGTCAGACCATCATAAAAAGTTAATGGCAAATTATTATGGACAAATAGAAGCATTGGCTTTTGGTAAAACGAAAGAAGAAGTTCATTTAGAATTAAAAACAAATGGAGAACTTGATAAAGTTTCTCAATTATTACCTTTCAAGGTATTTGAAGGAAATAGACCAAGTAATGCTATTTTGTTTGATAAGCTAACTCCTAAATCTTTAGGGAAATTAGTCGCTATGTATGAGCATAAAATATTCGCACAAGGTATTTTATGGAATATTTATAGTTATGACCAATTTGGAGTAGAATTAGGGAAGGAACTAGCAAAAAAGTTACTAAAAAACGAATAA
- a CDS encoding TonB-dependent receptor produces the protein MKNLKNLLFVALFFTSAMVLGQTKVSGTVVDETGEPLPSASVVEKGTSNGTSADFNGVFTLTTESDSGTIVVSFVGYKSIEVSFSSSKTKLGNITLAEDGNLLEEVVVVGKGVIDLAGGRKTPVAVSTIKAAEIQKKIGTQDVTMTLVNTPSVYVAGQAGGYGDSRMAVRGFEQDNTAYLLNGQPINGMEDGKMYWSNWSGINDIASAIQIQRGLGASKLAISSVGGTTNFVTKTTDKRKGGYFYGGVANDSYFKSTLFYSTGKSEKGFGTSVMFSHWQGEGYNEGTKGQGQTYFISFGYTPNETHNFNFLITGAPQWHDQNFSKNISTYLQYGRKYNNNWGTYQGEYLTERRNFYHKPVMNLNWDFKISDDTNLSTVLYGSWGRGGGTGGRGRRERTADGYIDYSAIYNKNAKATDGLGINFGNDTYITRASMNLHSWYGVVSNLETKINDNLVFNVGLDLRTYYGEHFRVVEDFHGLTSWKENIRLRDQNNNHQTYGSFGTHKQVTTTRSMQANPWDALFADFEQKDKIAYSNDERISYGGIFAQLEYATEDFSTFFQGSLSQQRHQRFDYYQYADQTLIDGTSTQATGALPAGIEDGVTSEKISNVGYNAKGGIGYNVNENSKVFANAGFYSRQPYHDNIFPAFNNQINPFSENEKILSLEAGYTYSSSNFRSNVNLYRTSWKNRVTNSSNFVGGLIQNTLGFGVEQLHQGIEIDFSTRLLNDQLRLKGFTSIGDWQYKGSAISRVQDEDQNIISETPVDVDGGKVGDAAQFTLGLGLDYNFTQDFSADIDWRYYNGLYADVGPVKTNLELPSYDIVDIGASYRLKIGEDNKSLNFRLNMNNAFNEVYLSDLRTNIVAGDTNADGTDWNGIDTANQGYFGLGRTWNFSVRYRF, from the coding sequence ATGAAAAATCTTAAAAACTTATTATTCGTAGCGTTGTTTTTTACATCAGCTATGGTCTTAGGACAAACTAAAGTGTCTGGTACAGTTGTAGACGAAACTGGAGAGCCTTTACCTAGTGCTAGTGTAGTAGAAAAAGGAACTTCTAATGGTACCTCTGCTGATTTTAATGGTGTTTTTACACTGACTACCGAATCAGATTCTGGAACAATTGTTGTTTCTTTTGTGGGTTACAAATCTATTGAAGTTAGTTTTTCTTCATCAAAAACAAAATTAGGAAACATTACGCTTGCTGAAGACGGTAACTTATTAGAAGAAGTAGTTGTTGTTGGAAAAGGTGTAATTGATTTAGCAGGTGGGAGAAAAACTCCTGTAGCTGTATCAACAATAAAAGCTGCTGAAATACAAAAGAAAATAGGTACACAAGATGTTACTATGACTTTAGTTAATACTCCTTCTGTATATGTTGCGGGTCAAGCTGGAGGTTACGGTGATTCAAGAATGGCAGTTCGTGGTTTTGAACAAGACAACACTGCTTACCTTTTAAATGGACAACCTATTAATGGTATGGAAGACGGTAAAATGTACTGGTCTAACTGGTCTGGTATTAATGATATTGCAAGTGCAATTCAAATTCAAAGAGGATTAGGTGCTTCAAAATTAGCGATATCTTCTGTTGGAGGTACAACTAACTTTGTTACTAAAACTACCGATAAAAGAAAAGGTGGTTATTTTTATGGAGGTGTTGCTAACGATAGTTATTTTAAATCTACGTTATTTTATAGTACAGGTAAATCTGAAAAAGGTTTTGGTACTTCAGTAATGTTTTCTCACTGGCAAGGTGAAGGGTATAATGAAGGAACTAAAGGACAAGGTCAAACTTATTTTATCTCTTTTGGGTATACGCCAAACGAAACACATAACTTTAACTTTTTAATTACTGGTGCTCCACAATGGCACGATCAAAACTTTTCTAAAAATATTTCAACGTATCTACAATATGGTAGAAAATATAATAATAACTGGGGTACTTATCAAGGTGAGTATTTAACAGAAAGAAGAAATTTCTATCATAAACCAGTAATGAACCTTAACTGGGACTTTAAAATTAGTGATGACACTAATTTATCTACTGTGCTTTATGGTTCTTGGGGTCGTGGAGGCGGAACTGGTGGTCGTGGTAGAAGAGAAAGAACTGCAGATGGATATATAGATTATAGTGCTATTTATAATAAAAATGCAAAAGCTACTGACGGTTTAGGAATTAACTTTGGTAATGATACATATATTACTAGAGCTTCTATGAATTTACATAGTTGGTATGGAGTTGTTTCTAATTTAGAAACTAAAATAAACGATAACCTAGTATTTAATGTAGGTTTAGACCTTAGAACATATTACGGAGAGCACTTTAGAGTTGTTGAAGATTTTCATGGTTTAACTTCATGGAAAGAAAATATTCGTTTAAGAGATCAAAATAATAATCATCAAACGTATGGAAGTTTTGGTACTCACAAACAAGTTACTACAACTAGAAGTATGCAAGCAAACCCTTGGGATGCATTATTTGCTGATTTTGAGCAAAAAGATAAAATAGCATATAGTAATGATGAGAGAATATCTTATGGTGGTATTTTTGCACAATTAGAATATGCAACAGAAGATTTTTCTACATTCTTCCAGGGATCTTTATCTCAACAACGTCACCAAAGATTTGATTACTATCAATATGCTGATCAAACGTTAATCGATGGTACTTCTACTCAAGCTACTGGTGCTTTACCAGCTGGAATTGAAGATGGAGTTACTTCAGAAAAAATTTCTAATGTTGGGTATAATGCTAAAGGTGGTATCGGGTATAACGTAAACGAAAATAGTAAAGTATTTGCTAATGCTGGTTTTTATTCTCGTCAGCCTTATCATGATAATATTTTCCCTGCTTTTAATAATCAAATAAATCCTTTTAGTGAAAATGAAAAGATTTTAAGTCTTGAAGCAGGTTACACATACTCTTCTAGTAACTTTAGATCTAATGTGAATCTATATAGAACATCTTGGAAAAATAGAGTTACAAATTCATCTAATTTTGTAGGTGGTTTAATACAGAATACTTTAGGTTTTGGAGTTGAACAATTACATCAAGGTATAGAAATTGATTTTAGTACACGTTTATTAAATGATCAATTAAGATTAAAAGGTTTTACTTCAATAGGAGATTGGCAATATAAAGGCTCTGCAATTAGTAGAGTACAAGACGAAGATCAAAATATTATCTCTGAAACTCCAGTTGATGTAGATGGAGGAAAAGTAGGTGATGCTGCTCAATTTACATTGGGTCTTGGGTTAGATTATAACTTTACACAAGATTTCTCTGCAGATATAGATTGGAGATATTACAATGGTTTATATGCTGATGTTGGTCCTGTAAAAACCAACTTAGAGTTACCTTCTTATGATATTGTTGATATAGGAGCTTCTTATAGATTAAAAATTGGAGAAGATAACAAATCGTTAAACTTCAGATTAAATATGAATAATGCTTTTAACGAAGTGTATTTATCAGATTTAAGAACCAATATTGTTGCTGGAGATACAAATGCAGATGGTACAGATTGGAACGGAATAGACACTGCTAACCAAGGTTATTTTGGTTTAGGTAGAACTTGGAACTTTAGTGTTAGATATAGATTCTAA
- a CDS encoding 1-acyl-sn-glycerol-3-phosphate acyltransferase, translated as MKILSYILSPIFALVFFLLLLFFHPIQWIAYTLFGQKGHQKIVNIMNWFLVKSLLILCVPVYFKNEYDIPKDTNNIFVSNHQSMFDIPPIIWHLRKHNPKFVSKIELAKGIPSVSYNLRKGGAALINRKDSKQALLELGKFAKNINKNKWSGVIFPEGTRSKTGKPKTFSPNGLKMLLKYNPEAFIVPLTINNSWKVYKYGKFPLGIGASIKIETHQPIQANSLPFDELLKKVETTITNSIK; from the coding sequence ATGAAAATTTTAAGTTATATACTCTCACCAATCTTTGCATTGGTGTTTTTTTTACTATTACTCTTTTTTCATCCAATTCAATGGATAGCATATACTCTATTTGGTCAAAAAGGACATCAAAAGATAGTAAATATTATGAATTGGTTCTTGGTAAAATCCTTACTTATTTTATGTGTGCCAGTATATTTTAAAAACGAATACGACATTCCGAAAGACACAAATAACATCTTTGTTTCAAACCATCAAAGTATGTTCGATATTCCTCCAATTATTTGGCATCTAAGAAAACATAATCCAAAATTTGTATCTAAAATAGAATTGGCCAAAGGAATACCTAGTGTATCTTATAATTTAAGAAAAGGTGGAGCAGCTTTAATCAATAGAAAAGATTCTAAACAAGCATTGTTAGAATTAGGTAAATTCGCAAAAAACATCAATAAAAATAAATGGTCTGGAGTTATTTTTCCAGAAGGAACAAGAAGTAAAACAGGAAAACCTAAGACTTTTTCCCCAAACGGATTAAAAATGCTTCTTAAATACAATCCTGAAGCTTTTATTGTACCTTTGACCATCAATAATTCTTGGAAAGTGTATAAATACGGAAAGTTTCCCTTAGGAATTGGAGCTTCAATAAAAATTGAAACACATCAACCAATACAAGCAAACTCTTTACCTTTTGATGAATTATTAAAAAAAGTAGAAACTACTATAACCAACAGTATAAAATAA
- a CDS encoding acyl-ACP desaturase — MSIKNIRKEVMQTLEKNIDSFVDEFLIPAEKIWQPTDFLPNSQKDTFISEVEEIRELSKELDDDFWVVLVGDTITEEALPTYESWLLDLDGVHQDPDNGWAKWVRSWTAEENRHGDTLNKYLYLSGRVNMREVEISTQHLIADGFDIGTSTDPYKNFVYTSFQELATYISHNNVAKIARKKGHKALAKMSKIIAGDEMRHHVAYTRFVKEIFKIDPSEMMLAFQHMMKYKIVMPAMHLRESFGAKGSLFDDFSAVAQRVGVYTGYDYVDILKKLTESWEIDKITNLTPEAEKARDYLMKLPERMYRITERIVIPDTKFNFKWMIPA, encoded by the coding sequence ATGTCTATAAAAAACATCCGAAAGGAAGTAATGCAAACACTAGAAAAAAATATTGATAGTTTTGTAGATGAATTTTTAATTCCCGCAGAAAAAATTTGGCAACCAACAGATTTTTTACCCAATTCTCAAAAAGATACTTTTATTAGTGAAGTTGAAGAAATTAGAGAACTTTCTAAAGAATTAGACGACGATTTTTGGGTAGTTTTAGTGGGGGATACCATTACAGAAGAAGCTTTACCAACCTATGAATCTTGGTTATTAGATTTAGACGGAGTTCATCAAGACCCTGATAATGGATGGGCAAAATGGGTGCGTTCTTGGACAGCAGAAGAAAATAGACATGGTGATACTTTAAACAAATACTTGTATTTATCTGGAAGAGTAAATATGCGTGAAGTAGAAATTTCTACGCAACATTTAATTGCTGATGGTTTTGATATTGGAACTTCTACAGATCCATATAAAAACTTTGTATATACTAGTTTTCAAGAATTAGCAACCTATATTTCTCACAATAATGTAGCTAAAATTGCACGTAAAAAAGGACATAAAGCCTTGGCAAAAATGTCTAAAATTATTGCAGGTGATGAAATGCGTCATCATGTTGCATATACACGATTTGTAAAGGAAATTTTTAAAATAGATCCTTCAGAAATGATGTTGGCTTTTCAGCACATGATGAAGTACAAGATTGTAATGCCAGCAATGCATTTAAGAGAGTCTTTTGGAGCTAAAGGAAGTTTATTTGATGATTTCTCTGCGGTTGCTCAAAGAGTTGGTGTATACACAGGATACGATTATGTAGATATTCTTAAAAAACTAACAGAGAGTTGGGAGATTGATAAGATTACAAATTTAACTCCAGAAGCAGAAAAGGCTAGAGATTATTTGATGAAATTACCAGAAAGAATGTATAGAATTACAGAGCGAATTGTAATTCCTGATACAAAGTTTAATTTTAAATGGATGATTCCAGCCTAA